Genomic DNA from Nitrosospira lacus:
TGGGTTATTGCTCCTCGATCGCCAAATGAGAATATTTTCCTGCCTGCCGGACCTGCGCGGCGAGAGGTTGTTTGCGCCCCTCGCCCCTTATGGCTGTTGCGGGTCGCTGCGGGCAAGCGCGTTGCCGAGGTTGCTGACTGGGCACGGGGGATGAATCCAGGCGAGTGCGCGCAAGGATCTGGCCGGGAATCGAGTTTTTAGAGATGCTCTTCAGAAAAGGGTGAGATGTTAGCCATAGAATGCCGGGCGGAAAGAAATGGCGCATGGATATGCGCGGTAAATAAACATTTATGGAGGGAAACATGAACAAAGTTGTTCGAGGGGCAATCGGATTCGGATTGCTGTGTATGAGTGCCGGTGCGGCCATGGCGGCGACGGACATTTCCAAATTGCCGGTGGTCACCCAGAACCTGGTGGCCCCGCCTTTTGTGCCCCAGCATGACCAAGTGGCCAAAGGGGGTCCCAAAGTCGTCAAGGTACGCATGGAGACCATAGAAAAGCTGGTGCAGGTCGCACCGGATGGCACCAAGATGTGGGCACTGACTTTCAACGGCACGGTTCCCGGTCCGCTGATCGTCGTGCACCAGGATGACTATGTGGAACTGACACTGGCCAACCCGAAGACCAGCACCATGGCACACAACGTTGACTTCCATGCGGCCACTGGCGCGCTGGGCGGAGCCGGCCTGACGCTGGTGGCGCCGGGCGAAGATGTGGTATTGCGCTTCAAGGCGATCAAGGCCGGGGTATTTGTCTACCACTGCGCCCCGGGTGGCACCATGATTCCGTTCCACGTCATTTCGGGCATGAACGGCGCCATCATGGTATTGCCGCGCGATGGCCTGAAAGACAACAAAGGCAAATCGGTGCGCTATGACCGGGCCTACTACATAGGCGAGCAGGATCTCTATCTGCCCAAGGACAAGGACGGGAAATACAAAGTGTACTCCCAGCCTGCCGAAGGCATGGCTGAAATGCTCGACGTTGCCAAGGGACTCATCCCCACCCATGTCGTCTTCAATGGCGCGGTCGGTGCGTTGACGGGCGACAATGCGCTCAAGGCCAAAGTGGGCGAGAAAGTGTTGTTCATTCACTCCCAGGCCAATCGCGATACCCGGCCTCACCTGATTGGCGGCCATGGCGATCTGGTATGGCAAGGTGGCAAATTCAGCGACCCCCCCGTCACCAATCATGAAACCTGGTTCATTCCGGGGGGTGCCGCAGGTGCTGCGTTGTATGAATTCAGACAACCCGGGCTGTATGTGTACCTCAGCCACAACCTGATCGAGGCGGTGTTGCTGGGTGCTGCGGCGCACATGAATGTCGAGGGCACATGGAACGACGATCTCATGAAGCAGCTCAAGAAGCCGAATGAGA
This window encodes:
- the nirK gene encoding copper-containing nitrite reductase, which gives rise to MNKVVRGAIGFGLLCMSAGAAMAATDISKLPVVTQNLVAPPFVPQHDQVAKGGPKVVKVRMETIEKLVQVAPDGTKMWALTFNGTVPGPLIVVHQDDYVELTLANPKTSTMAHNVDFHAATGALGGAGLTLVAPGEDVVLRFKAIKAGVFVYHCAPGGTMIPFHVISGMNGAIMVLPRDGLKDNKGKSVRYDRAYYIGEQDLYLPKDKDGKYKVYSQPAEGMAEMLDVAKGLIPTHVVFNGAVGALTGDNALKAKVGEKVLFIHSQANRDTRPHLIGGHGDLVWQGGKFSDPPVTNHETWFIPGGAAGAALYEFRQPGLYVYLSHNLIEAVLLGAAAHMNVEGTWNDDLMKQLKKPNENSTPAMDH